The following are encoded together in the Cumulibacter manganitolerans genome:
- a CDS encoding FAD-dependent oxidoreductase, with protein sequence MFLEHTVYAVEAEGRRITAVDAREARSGIERRFTAPVFIDCSGTAIVGILAGARTMFGQESHTQHGEMLAPDHGNHSHHGNTIFFRTRLADHPVAFPEVPWALDVAKDYANLSGQLEKPGTDNGPGPAAGAHRTFAPDVRRRMQLPNTHFWEYGQDLDPYTEAEHIRDHLLCAVYGTFSNVKTTEPQEYANLELDHLAFVPAQGEFHRYLGDYVLTETDIREHRSFDDAVVWNDGPFCLHYPGDENYDFRLRDWKWDTRDEQPYRIPFRCLYSADIDNLMMAGKHISVTHVAGSSTKFMGNGAQHAVATAAAAALCLKHDTSPRGIQGARMAELQDLIASITGKNLRKDA encoded by the coding sequence ATGTTCCTGGAGCACACGGTGTACGCGGTCGAGGCCGAAGGCCGGCGGATCACCGCCGTGGACGCACGCGAGGCACGCAGCGGCATCGAGCGCAGGTTCACCGCACCGGTGTTCATCGACTGCAGCGGCACCGCGATCGTGGGCATCCTCGCCGGAGCACGCACGATGTTCGGTCAAGAGTCACACACCCAGCACGGCGAGATGCTGGCCCCCGATCACGGCAACCACAGTCACCACGGGAACACGATCTTCTTCCGCACCCGCCTCGCCGATCACCCCGTTGCGTTCCCGGAGGTTCCCTGGGCGCTTGACGTGGCCAAGGACTACGCCAACCTCAGCGGCCAGCTCGAGAAACCCGGTACCGACAACGGCCCCGGACCGGCCGCCGGAGCACACCGCACCTTCGCGCCGGACGTACGCCGCCGCATGCAGCTCCCGAACACGCACTTCTGGGAGTACGGCCAAGACCTCGACCCTTACACCGAGGCCGAGCACATCCGCGACCACCTGCTGTGTGCGGTCTACGGAACGTTCTCCAACGTCAAGACGACCGAACCACAGGAGTACGCCAACCTCGAACTCGACCATCTAGCGTTCGTACCGGCGCAGGGCGAGTTTCATCGGTACCTCGGTGATTACGTCCTCACCGAGACCGACATCCGTGAGCATCGGTCGTTCGATGACGCGGTGGTGTGGAACGACGGGCCGTTCTGCCTGCACTATCCGGGAGACGAGAACTACGACTTCCGGCTACGGGACTGGAAGTGGGACACCCGCGACGAGCAGCCCTACCGGATCCCGTTCCGCTGCCTCTACTCAGCAGACATCGACAACCTGATGATGGCCGGTAAGCACATCAGCGTCACGCATGTCGCTGGGTCCAGCACCAAGTTCATGGGCAACGGCGCACAGCACGCCGTCGCGACCGCGGCGGCCGCAGCCCTATGCCTCAAGCACGACACGAGCCCACGCGGAATTCAAGGCGCACGGATGGCAGAGCTGCAGGACCTGATCGCATCCATCACGGGCAAGAACCTACGAAAAGACGCCTGA
- a CDS encoding FAD-dependent oxidoreductase, whose translation MMTQPTPAPGILLEAEEFDDFGGWILDSQFETQMGSPYLLAHGKGRPVADATTHIAIKDPGTYNVWVRTKDWVPSHHPGRFSLSVAGQMLENELGIHGEDWSWQRAGSVELATGRIEVRLRDHTGFEGRCDAIYLSRADLAPPEGNDERTRSWRRRLQGLPEHPEDAGAFDVVVVGGGGVPGSSAALAAARLGLRVALIQNRPYLGGNASIETGLMPRGERGHLVEESPSENRTATCTPTA comes from the coding sequence ATGATGACACAGCCGACACCTGCACCCGGCATTCTCCTCGAGGCCGAGGAGTTCGACGACTTCGGTGGCTGGATCCTCGACTCGCAGTTCGAGACACAGATGGGCTCGCCATACCTCCTCGCGCACGGCAAGGGGCGACCGGTCGCGGACGCGACCACCCACATCGCCATCAAGGACCCCGGCACCTACAACGTATGGGTGCGCACCAAGGACTGGGTCCCCTCACACCACCCAGGACGCTTCAGCCTGAGTGTCGCCGGCCAGATGCTGGAGAACGAACTCGGGATCCATGGCGAGGACTGGAGCTGGCAGCGGGCAGGCTCGGTCGAACTCGCCACAGGACGGATTGAGGTGCGGCTGCGCGATCACACTGGATTCGAAGGCCGGTGCGATGCGATCTATCTCAGTCGCGCGGACCTCGCTCCACCCGAAGGCAATGACGAGCGAACGCGGTCCTGGCGGCGCCGCCTGCAGGGCCTACCCGAGCATCCTGAGGATGCCGGAGCGTTCGACGTCGTGGTGGTCGGCGGCGGCGGTGTACCCGGCTCGAGCGCCGCGCTGGCCGCGGCGCGGCTCGGCCTACGCGTGGCGCTGATCCAGAACCGCCCCTACCTCGGCGGCAACGCGAGCATCGAAACCGGACTGATGCCCCGCGGCGAACGGGGCCACCTGGTCGAGGAATCTCCCAGCGAGAACCGGACGGCGACCTGCACGCCCACCGCCTGA